TGTTCACCGCGGCGGCCACATCGGTGGCCACGGTGCCGACCTTGGGATTGGGCATCAGGCCGCGCGGCCCCAGGATCTGACCCAGCTGACCGACCACGCGCATGGCGTCGGGGGTGGCGATGACCACGTCGAAGTCCAGGTTGCCGCCCTTGATGCTCTCGGCCAGGTCCTCGAAGCCGACCACGTCGGCGCCGGCGTCCTTCGCCGCATCGGCGTTGGCACCCTGGGCGAACACCGCCACGCGCACGCTCTGGCCGGTGCCGTTGGGCAGCACGGTGGAACCGCGCACCACCTGGTCCGACTTGCGCGGGTCGACGCCGAGGTTGACCGCGACATCGACGGATTCCTTGAACTTGGCCCCGCTCAACTCCTTCAGCAGACTGAACGCGTCATCGATGGGATACAGCTTGCCCGGCTCGACCTTCTCGCGGATGGCCTTCATACGTTTGGAAAGTTTTGCCATGATCAAGCCTCCTCGACGTCCAGGCCCATGCTGCGGGCGCTGCCGGCTATGATGCGCACGGCCGCGTCCAGGTCAGCGGCATTCAGGTCCTGCATCTTGGTCTGAGCGATCTCCTCGAGCTGCGCCCGGGTCACCTTACCCACCTTCTGGGTGTTCGGCACGGGACTGCCCTTGCTGATGCCAGCGGCCTTCTTCAGCAGGATCGCGGCCGGAGGCGTCTTCATGACGAAGGTGAAGCTGCGATCGTTGTAGACGGTGATCACCACCGGGATCGGCAGCCCCTTCTCAACATCCTGGGTCTGGGCGTTGAAGGCCTTGCAGAACTCCATGATGTTCACGCCGTGCTGGCCCAGCGCAGGGCCGACCGGCGGCGAGGGGTTCGCCTCCTGGGCTGCAACCTGCAGCTTGATGTAGGCTTCGACTTTCTTTGCCATTTCGCTTCTCCTGTGGGTGCGAACGCCTCGTTATGATTCGGGTTTGTCCCGATCTCCGGAGGCTCCCCGGTTAAATAGAGACACAAGTTGCAAGTAGAAACCGTTTGGACCAGCTGCCAGCGGTCGGCATTGACGCAGAGCCAAGCGCGTTCATCCGGTTTTCAACTTGTAACCTGTATCCTGCCTCTTGTATCTGGCCGTCAGGCTTTTTCTACCTGACTGAACTCCAGCTCGACCGGCGTGGAACGGCCGAAGATGAGCACGGCCACGCGCAGCCGGCTCTTCTCGTAGTTGACCTCTTCCACCACGCCGTTGAAATCGTTGAAGGGGCCGTCGGTGACGCGTACCACCTCGCCCACCTCGAACAGGACCTTGGGCCGCGGCTTCTCCACGCCCTCCTGGATCCGGTTCAGGATCTGGTCGGCCTCGC
This sequence is a window from Thiohalobacter thiocyanaticus. Protein-coding genes within it:
- the rplK gene encoding 50S ribosomal protein L11, with the protein product MAKKVEAYIKLQVAAQEANPSPPVGPALGQHGVNIMEFCKAFNAQTQDVEKGLPIPVVITVYNDRSFTFVMKTPPAAILLKKAAGISKGSPVPNTQKVGKVTRAQLEEIAQTKMQDLNAADLDAAVRIIAGSARSMGLDVEEA
- the rplA gene encoding 50S ribosomal protein L1, which produces MAKLSKRMKAIREKVEPGKLYPIDDAFSLLKELSGAKFKESVDVAVNLGVDPRKSDQVVRGSTVLPNGTGQSVRVAVFAQGANADAAKDAGADVVGFEDLAESIKGGNLDFDVVIATPDAMRVVGQLGQILGPRGLMPNPKVGTVATDVAAAVNNAKAGQVRYRTDKAGIIHCTIGKVDFDVDALKGNLEALLADLRKVKPAAAKGIYMKKVTVSTTMGPGIAVDQATLAS